The Prevotella sp. E2-28 genome includes the window TGAACCCACATTTCAGCGCGCTAATATTATATAAACCTTAGAGTTAGAAAAATAAGTCTAAGAGTTACAATCATAAGTCTTAGAGTTATTTTCATAAGTCATAGAGTTACAATCATAAGTCTTAGAGTTATTTTCATAAGTCATAGAGTTAGCACCTCCAACTCGCCGAGTTGTGATGTCCAACTTACCGAGTTGTGACCTTAAACCCACCAAGTTCGGAAGCCTTCAAAATGGGTTTCACCAAAATACGTTGTAAATGAATAATTTATGGTGACGGTGAAACCCAAAAACAATACTACAGGTGTCTTTGAAATCACCGCACGGAAGTTCTAAGATCCTGTGTTAATATCGTTAAATCACTTTGAGCAATCAACTTCTTTGCGTAAATTTGCAAAATCAATCAAAGACCAAAACAATAACTATTAAAAATAGTACACCTATGAAACATTTGATGTTTATAGCTATTTGTCTCATGAGTTCCATGTCACCGCTATCTGCAGCTAATAACGCAACAGGTCAGGTACAGGAAGAACCCATTGACACTGTGATTCCTAAGTTTCTCTCCAACGGTTATTTCTTCCGCGAAATGCCTAAACTGCCCGATGGCGAGAAAAGCATGTTGCGCCTAAAGGACAAGGAGGGCAACAGCGTCATCGTCATCAACGTCAACGCCACACTGCCCAAGTCCGTCATTCGCAAGGCCATCCCACGCGAGCAGGTTCACAATGCCGACCAGTTCCTGAACGGCCTAAACACGATGGCTACAATGACCTCGCTGACAAGGGCTGGCGTCAAAGCCGACGGCACATGGTATTCGCCCAAGGAGGGTGAGCCGTTTCCGCCTTTCTCAGAAAAGGATATGGACGGCCACACATGGACGAACGACAGCGTGAAAGGGCGCGTCATGGTGATTAACCTTTGGTACTCCGGCTGCGGCCCCTGTCGTGCAGAGATGCCCATCCTCTCCGAGTGGAAGGAACAATTACCCGACGTGATGTTCTTCTCAGCTACCTATCACGATGCCGAAACAGCCAAGCGCATCACCGACAAGCACCACTTCACATGGACACACCTCGTAGAGGCCAAGGACATGATGTCATGGATTGGCACTGAGGGATTCCCTCTAACCATCGTCGTCGATAAGAATGGCATTGTACGCCACGCTGTCCACGGCACCGATGAAGCGAAACGAGAGGAGCTATTAACGAAAATCAAGGAAGCGCTACTTAGCGAATGACGTGCTCACGGTGCTTCATCGGCGTGCTCAAGGCGTGCGAATGACGTGCTCAAGGTCGTTGATTAGGATTCTTCAGGCGCATCCAACGAATCTCACGAGAGAAGCCACGAGCGTCTTTTACAGTAAAGACGTATTCACGACCTATAATAAAGGAATAGGTCACGAAATGCGTGAAACTACGGATTGGGGTATCGTCAATCTTGGTGATGATATCGCCCTGACGGAATCCAAGCTTATAAGGTTCACTTTGTTCCCATACAAGTCCCACACTGGGCATATCGTTCTCAGGAACAAAGGCGATATCCAATTGCTTGTTTCCGACACTAACACATGACTGCTGGTTATACGGCTGGAAGCGTACGCGCTTCTTTCGTGGATTGAAAATAACGGCGCCGAAGTTAAGCATACCAGCACCAAGAGAGGATTCGCCTTGGGTGGTCAACGTATGCAAATCACTAAATGTATAATCACATACACACAACTGACTGAAATTCAAAAAGACCACCTCATGAAGCGCCTCTACAGCGAAATGACCTATAGCATGTCGCCCCATGCTGCGACCTTCCACCTGCGAGTCCATTTGCCCCTCAGCCTTAGAAGCGCAAAGGTCAAGACTACCCCTGTTGATTGCATAGAGCCGCCTACTACCAGTATCAAAAAGTGTCCATTCACGATACTTTCCAAAGGGTTTCACCTCTAAATAAGGTACATGGTACTTCAGGCGATAACGAGTTTCAAAGCCCTGCTCCCGATTAAAGAAATCTTTGCGATCGGTAAGGATAAGAAGGCGGTTGCGAACATCTATTTTAGCAGACAATCCATTATTAATAAGGCTAAAACCAATGATTCCATCGATATTTCTGCCCTTGACAGGACGATGCTGAATCGTAGCTTGACAGTCGGTGAGCGTCAGATTACCAAGAGACAAAGGCGGCAAGATAACCATCTGTACCGTATCCGTTGCACCAGTGGCATCCTGAGAACGAATCTGTCCTGCTGAGGTAGTGCCGGCAATGGGCGTATCATCATAGACTACAGCCTGTGCTGCCCCTGTGTCGAAGAGGAAACGATAGCGTTTTCCATCAATATCGACAGGCAGGAATATCTGCTCATTATCCCATTCTATTGCGATGGAATCAACGAAATTAGTCTTATTAAGGGTGAAGTCATGACGATAGCGGGCCAGTTGCGCATTTAAAGGTGAAAAAGTAAAAAGGTAAAAAAGTAAAACACTCAATAGTTTTACAGGCTTAGTATTCATATTCACCTTCATATTATTTTACTAGTTTTACCTTTTTACTCTTTTACCTTTTTACTTTTGACCCATCTCTTTCATCAGGCGGTCGGCATGACCCCACTTATCCATCATGAAGAGGACATAGCGGATATCCACGCCGATGCAACGAGCTAACTGACTATCGAAGAAGATGTCACTTGAGAGGCTGTCCCAGTTGCCATCGAAAGCCAGACCGATGAGGCGGTTCTGGGCATCAAACATAGGAGAGCCGGAATTGCCGCCCGTGATATCGTTGGTGGTCAGGAAGCAGAGGGGCATATTGCCTGCACCCTCCAGCAGTGAAATCATCTCGGGCTCCACTTTATAGTCTTCGATGGAATCGCCCGTTTTCATCTTTTTCACCATGCTGGGTGCCTTTGTCTGCCACCCCGATGGCTGCCCGCCCAAGTTATATTCCTTCACCTGTCCGTAAGAGAGACGCATGGTGAAATTGGCATCGCTGTAATGAGGCTTATCCTCTTCCATGCGCAACTTTGCCGCACAGAGATAGCGTTCCTGATCGTCAATGGAATCATTGATAGCCTGAATCTCCAGGCGCAGTGCCTGCATCACCTCCGTCAGGTCAAGACCAAAGCTGACACCGGGGTCTTTCATAAACGATTTCCTGTTAGGATAAAGGCGGGCCTTTTTCTTCATCAGCTTTGACTTCTTGTAAAGATAATCGGCGTATTTCTGGCAGTCGCCACCAAACTTCTGGTCAATCACCTTGAAGAAATCAGGCAAGTATGCCTTGTCGTTCAGATGCTCACGATAGTTTTTCAGCAGCGTGCCCAGCGTCTCGCAGTCGGTAGCGGCATCATAGGTCTCGCTGTCATCCTTCATGCTGATATACTGGCGCTTGCCATGCCCCTTCGGATTAGCACCGTTGTGGACAAGGAGCGCACGCGTAGAGAGCTCGTCAGTGCGGCGGAAAGTCTCGTACCACAGCATATAGGCTTCCATCACCTTCATGCGTTTCTTGTAGTAGCGCTCCATCTTGGCGAAGTCGAGCTTCCCTTCCAGATAGCCACTCTCGAGGAGCCACTGCTGCAGTTGGGCCTCAAACTGCTGTTTCTGCTGAATAAGTCCGATGGAATCGATACATTTATTCATTCCGATGGAGTTTTTCCAGTAGTTTGACGACTGCGCATACTTCGAGTCATACTTGATACGCACTGCCTCAGATGCATCCATGTGGCGCTTCATCACCTCCTGCTTCACGCCGCGCACCTGGGCACGGATGGCATTCTGCACATAGCGCTCCTGAATGCCGTAGCTGGATATGTAGCGGCTGGTGCTGCCAGGATAGCCCATGGTCATTGAGAAAGCCCCGCTCTGATAGCCTTTATCCGAGATGCGTGCCCAGTGCTCCGGATGATAGGGCACGTTATCCTTGGAATAAGCAGCAGGCCCATTCGTCTTGGGGTCGGCATAGATACGGAACACTGAGAAGTCGCAGGTCTGGCGAGGCCACATCCAGTTGTCGGTCTCACCGCCAAACTTACCCATTGACTTAGGAATGGCAAAAACCAGGCGAAGGTCGGTGAAATCACGGTAAATGGTGGCGAAATAGCGATTGCCCTCGTAGAAAGGCTTGATTTCCAGTCGCAAGGTGGAATCGTTTTCCTTCACCTTCTTCGACATGATATTCTCGATGGAATCAAGGAATAAGGATTGATTCTCGTGGTTCATCTTATCGAATCCATGAGCCACAAGGGTATCTGTAATATCCTTTTGCTCCACCATGAACGACACGAACATATTCTTATTAGGCAGTTCTTCCTCGAAGCTCTTGGCATAAAAGCCATTGAGCATATAGTCGTGCTCAACGGTGGAAT containing:
- a CDS encoding TlpA disulfide reductase family protein, encoding MKHLMFIAICLMSSMSPLSAANNATGQVQEEPIDTVIPKFLSNGYFFREMPKLPDGEKSMLRLKDKEGNSVIVINVNATLPKSVIRKAIPREQVHNADQFLNGLNTMATMTSLTRAGVKADGTWYSPKEGEPFPPFSEKDMDGHTWTNDSVKGRVMVINLWYSGCGPCRAEMPILSEWKEQLPDVMFFSATYHDAETAKRITDKHHFTWTHLVEAKDMMSWIGTEGFPLTIVVDKNGIVRHAVHGTDEAKREELLTKIKEALLSE
- a CDS encoding aspartyl protease family protein; amino-acid sequence: MKVNMNTKPVKLLSVLLFYLFTFSPLNAQLARYRHDFTLNKTNFVDSIAIEWDNEQIFLPVDIDGKRYRFLFDTGAAQAVVYDDTPIAGTTSAGQIRSQDATGATDTVQMVILPPLSLGNLTLTDCQATIQHRPVKGRNIDGIIGFSLINNGLSAKIDVRNRLLILTDRKDFFNREQGFETRYRLKYHVPYLEVKPFGKYREWTLFDTGSRRLYAINRGSLDLCASKAEGQMDSQVEGRSMGRHAIGHFAVEALHEVVFLNFSQLCVCDYTFSDLHTLTTQGESSLGAGMLNFGAVIFNPRKKRVRFQPYNQQSCVSVGNKQLDIAFVPENDMPSVGLVWEQSEPYKLGFRQGDIITKIDDTPIRSFTHFVTYSFIIGREYVFTVKDARGFSREIRWMRLKNPNQRP
- a CDS encoding S46 family peptidase — protein: MKKIIVLFVTLITLAIPAHADEGMWTLYNLPQAVYEQMKGYGYSMPYEKLYQADDAIMHAVVNFSGYCSGVVVSPDGLVFTNHHCGFEAIRSHSTVEHDYMLNGFYAKSFEEELPNKNMFVSFMVEQKDITDTLVAHGFDKMNHENQSLFLDSIENIMSKKVKENDSTLRLEIKPFYEGNRYFATIYRDFTDLRLVFAIPKSMGKFGGETDNWMWPRQTCDFSVFRIYADPKTNGPAAYSKDNVPYHPEHWARISDKGYQSGAFSMTMGYPGSTSRYISSYGIQERYVQNAIRAQVRGVKQEVMKRHMDASEAVRIKYDSKYAQSSNYWKNSIGMNKCIDSIGLIQQKQQFEAQLQQWLLESGYLEGKLDFAKMERYYKKRMKVMEAYMLWYETFRRTDELSTRALLVHNGANPKGHGKRQYISMKDDSETYDAATDCETLGTLLKNYREHLNDKAYLPDFFKVIDQKFGGDCQKYADYLYKKSKLMKKKARLYPNRKSFMKDPGVSFGLDLTEVMQALRLEIQAINDSIDDQERYLCAAKLRMEEDKPHYSDANFTMRLSYGQVKEYNLGGQPSGWQTKAPSMVKKMKTGDSIEDYKVEPEMISLLEGAGNMPLCFLTTNDITGGNSGSPMFDAQNRLIGLAFDGNWDSLSSDIFFDSQLARCIGVDIRYVLFMMDKWGHADRLMKEMGQK